The following proteins are co-located in the Manihot esculenta cultivar AM560-2 chromosome 9, M.esculenta_v8, whole genome shotgun sequence genome:
- the LOC110623170 gene encoding serine/threonine protein phosphatase 2A 57 kDa regulatory subunit B' alpha isoform isoform X2 — MLKKIIKGGHKKPSKSDGHDHGFGPPGSGPASNVVVNHASRPSHAPEGPHNGTMVVAPPPMNSIEILPHFRDVPVSERQHLFLRKLQVCCFQLDFSDTLRSVREKEIKRQTLLELVDFIQSGSGKITETCQDGMIRMISVNIFRCLPPAAYENTGQEVSDPEEEEPYLEPSWPHLQLVYELLLRYVVSSDTDTKVAKRYIDHCFVLKLLDLFDSEDPREREYLKTILHRIYGKFMVHRPFIRKAINNIFYRFVYETERHSGIGELLEILGSIINGFALPMKEEHKLFLVRALIPLHKPKPVSIYHQQLSYCIVQFVEKDYKLADTVIRGLLKFWPLTNCQKEVLYLGELEEVLEATQSAEFQRCIVPLFRQIARCLTSSHFQLIGSLEGI; from the coding sequence ATGttgaagaaaattataaaaggtGGGCACAAAAAGCCCTCTAAATCTGATGGTCACGATCATGGGTTTGGGCCACCGGGGTCGGGACCTGCATCAAATGTGGTGGTTAACCATGCGTCTCGGCCGTCCCATGCCCCTGAAGGTCCCCACAATGGCACGATGGTCGTGGCTCCGCCGCCAATGAATTCGATAGAAATCCTTCCACACTTCCGGGATGTGCCAGTATCAGAGCGACAACACCTGTTTCTTCGGAAGCTTCAGGTCTGTTGCTTCCAATTGGATTTCAGCGATACGCTGAGATCGGTGCGAGAGAAGGAAATCAAGAGACAGACTTTGTTGGAATTGGTCGATTTTATTCAATCCGGCTCGGGAAAAATCACTGAGACCTGTCAAGACGGAATGATTAGAATGATTTCGGTGAATATATTCCGGTGTTTGCCCCCAGCTGCTTATGAGAACACCGGGCAAGAAGTTTCAGATCCTGAAGAGGAGGAGCCTTATCTGGAACCATCGTGGCCTCATTTGCAGCTTGTTTATGAGCTTCTTTTAAGATATGTTGTCTCGTCAGATACAGACACAAAGGTCGCCAAGAGGTATATTGATCATTGTTTTGTGTTGAAATTGCTAGATTTGTTTGATTCTGAGGATCCTCGCGAGAGAGAGTATTTGAAGACGATTCTTCATAGGATTTATGGCAAATTTATGGTGCATCGCCCATTTATTAGGAAAGCAATAAACAATATATTTTATCGGTTTGTTTATGAGACTGAGAGGCACAGTGGGATAGGAGAACTACTGGAGATTCTAGGGAGCATTATAAATGGTTTTGCCCTGCCAATGAAAGAAGAGCATAAGCTGTTTCTTGTAAGGGCGCTTATACCACTGCATAAACCAAAGCCAGTTTCTATATACCATCAGCAGCTGTCTTATTGTATTGTCCAGTTCGTTGAAAAGGATTACAAGCTTGCAGATACAGTTATAAGGGGTTTGTTGAAGTTTTGGCCTCTGACTAATTGTCAGAAGGAAGTTCTCTATCTTGGAGAACTTGAAGAAGTGCTGGAGGCAACACAGTCTGCAGAGTTTCAACGCTGCATAGTTCCTCTTTTCAGACAGATTGCTCGCTGCCTCACTAGCTCCCACTTTCAG